A window from Citrus sinensis cultivar Valencia sweet orange chromosome 5, DVS_A1.0, whole genome shotgun sequence encodes these proteins:
- the LOC102606626 gene encoding psbP domain-containing protein 7, chloroplastic isoform X1, protein MALQRYCFHTCRNASSHKVYMTQSSNDRKESLQDVSARPGKSPAEEFAPLAAKFNRRLLVGVGTASLVAVGANFGGVTSFLLGLSPESGRNLKLDVLYPIGGYSRCIDINEGFGHVEFIYPDSWVGDQTLLYRAAEKSEFERSLDPPPINKNVKSSNGRRQNINEPIVAFGPPGSTGELNVSVIVSPVPPDFSIEAFGGPKEVGEAVVRTITGSGRRPDVKGSLIESNLREDSLRSIKYYELEFRVESPSFQRHNIAVCCTRNGKLYTLNAQAPESVWPEVKSELYTVADSFSLTS, encoded by the exons atggcGTTGCAGCGCTACTGCTTCCATACGTGCAGAAATGCTTCTTCACATAAAGTTTACATGACACAATCATCCAATGATCGGAAGGAGAGTTTGCAAGATGTGTCAGCCCGGCCGGGGAAGTCCCCGGCGGAAGAATTCGCGCCGCTAGCGGCAAAGTTCAACCGACGACTACTCGTTGGCGTGGGCACAGCTTCTTTGGTGGCTGTTGGTGCAAATTTTGGTGGAGTGACTAGTTTTCTTCTGGGGTTGTCACCAGAAAGTGGAAGAAATCTTAAGCTTGATGTGCTTTATCCAATTGGAGGATATAGTCGTTGCATTGACATTAATGAAGGATTTGGTCA CGTAGAATTTATATACCCAGATAGTTGGGTTGGGGATCAGACACTGTTGTATAGAGCAGCTGAGAAATCAGAGTTTGAGAGATCACTTGATCCTCCTCCAATCAACAAGAATGTGAAATCTAGCAATGGCCGCCGCCAGAACATCAACGAACCGATTGTTGCATTCGGTCCTCCTGGTTCAACCGGCGAGCTCAATGTCAGTGTCATCGTCTCACCGGTCCCTCCTGATTTCTC TATTGAAGCATTTGGGGGGCCGAAGGAGGTCGGAGAAGCTGTGGTTCGGACGATCACGGGATCAGGGCGCCGCCCCGATGTCAAAGGAAGTTTGATAGAATCAAACTTGAGAGAGGATTCTTTGAGGAGTATCAAGTACTACGAGCTGGAATTCAGAGTTGAAAGCCCTTCATTTCAGCGGCATAACATCGCAGTTTGTTGCACACGCAATGGCAAGTTATATACTCTAAATGCACAGGCACCTGAATCTGTATGGCCAGAGGTGAAATCAGAGTTGTATACAGTTGCTGATTCATTTAGTCTAACTTCTTGA
- the LOC102606626 gene encoding psbP domain-containing protein 7, chloroplastic isoform X2, translated as MALQRYCFHTCRNASSHKVYMTQSSNDRKESLQDVSARPGKSPAEEFAPLAAKFNRRLLVGVGTASLVAVGANFGGVTSFLLGLSPESGRNLKLDVLYPIGGYSRCIDINEGFEFIYPDSWVGDQTLLYRAAEKSEFERSLDPPPINKNVKSSNGRRQNINEPIVAFGPPGSTGELNVSVIVSPVPPDFSIEAFGGPKEVGEAVVRTITGSGRRPDVKGSLIESNLREDSLRSIKYYELEFRVESPSFQRHNIAVCCTRNGKLYTLNAQAPESVWPEVKSELYTVADSFSLTS; from the exons atggcGTTGCAGCGCTACTGCTTCCATACGTGCAGAAATGCTTCTTCACATAAAGTTTACATGACACAATCATCCAATGATCGGAAGGAGAGTTTGCAAGATGTGTCAGCCCGGCCGGGGAAGTCCCCGGCGGAAGAATTCGCGCCGCTAGCGGCAAAGTTCAACCGACGACTACTCGTTGGCGTGGGCACAGCTTCTTTGGTGGCTGTTGGTGCAAATTTTGGTGGAGTGACTAGTTTTCTTCTGGGGTTGTCACCAGAAAGTGGAAGAAATCTTAAGCTTGATGTGCTTTATCCAATTGGAGGATATAGTCGTTGCATTGACATTAATGAAGGATTTG AATTTATATACCCAGATAGTTGGGTTGGGGATCAGACACTGTTGTATAGAGCAGCTGAGAAATCAGAGTTTGAGAGATCACTTGATCCTCCTCCAATCAACAAGAATGTGAAATCTAGCAATGGCCGCCGCCAGAACATCAACGAACCGATTGTTGCATTCGGTCCTCCTGGTTCAACCGGCGAGCTCAATGTCAGTGTCATCGTCTCACCGGTCCCTCCTGATTTCTC TATTGAAGCATTTGGGGGGCCGAAGGAGGTCGGAGAAGCTGTGGTTCGGACGATCACGGGATCAGGGCGCCGCCCCGATGTCAAAGGAAGTTTGATAGAATCAAACTTGAGAGAGGATTCTTTGAGGAGTATCAAGTACTACGAGCTGGAATTCAGAGTTGAAAGCCCTTCATTTCAGCGGCATAACATCGCAGTTTGTTGCACACGCAATGGCAAGTTATATACTCTAAATGCACAGGCACCTGAATCTGTATGGCCAGAGGTGAAATCAGAGTTGTATACAGTTGCTGATTCATTTAGTCTAACTTCTTGA